Below is a window of Bacillota bacterium DNA.
AGGAGATCTCCGGCGCCTCTCCGGAGTCGGCGCGCGGGTTGCCCCGGGAGGTAGCGCGCCTTGCCGCTCCTCCGCCAGTGGTTACGGCTCCTCCATCGAATGTTACGGCCGCCTCATCCACGGTTACGGCCCCCTCCTCGACGGTTACTCTCGCCCCGATGGAAGAGGGAGACGGCGCAGGGGGAGACAAAGTCGCCGCGAACTACCCATACGAAGCGGCGATCTGCCTTCTAAAAGGTCTGAAGGCCTATGGAGAGGGTGATCTAGATGGTGCCCTCTTTTCCTTTTTACAGGCCGGAAAGATTGACCCCTTTAATCCTTATGCGCACTTTTACGCTGGATTTGTTCATCTAAACCAGGGTGACTTTACGGCAGCAGAGGCTGAGTGCGAGAAAGCAAAGAGACTCAACCTTCGGCATCCGGACATGGGGCAGGGACTTGCGGCGGCGTTCCAGGGGAAATTAGCGAAGTTGGCAGAAGAGGGGAATGTTGACGCTCTCATCGATCTCCTTGAAAAAGAACCGGGAGTCAATACCTTTCCGGAAAGCCCAGACAGAAAGCGAGGACTCGCCCTAGCATATTTCGTACGCGGCAATCGCAATGCCAGGTCCAAGGAGTGGGAACGGGCCATCCGTGACTGGGAACGCGCGGCGAAGCTCACCCCCGACGAGCCCGATGTTTTTCATAATCTCGCCCTGGCGCATGAGGAGATCGAAGATACTGAAGATGCCATTCGTTATTGGCGCAGGACCATTGATTTATGGACGAGCTTGCTTCAAGGAGAGTCTGGGAAAGTAGCCAGCCGAAGCGAGGAGATCAGGGAATGCCTTTCAGTGGCATACAGGCACCTGGCAAACCTGCTTTCCGATGAAGGCAGGGTAGAGGAATCCCTGATGGGGCTCGAACTGGCGGTGAAATACAACCCCCACGACCCGAATTTGCGGTTAGAATTGGCTGGCGCGCTTTTTGCGGCGGATTCGCAATACAAAGCGATGTCAGAGTTGGAGGCGCTTTTGAGGCAAGATGCCACGAATGTCAAGGCCCTCCTCTTGCTCGGGAGAATCTATGAAGAGCTTGAGCGAAGGGAAGAGGCGGTGAAGACATGGATGCGCGCTCTCGACATAGAGCCTGAAAATCCCGCCATTCGCCGCCTTCTTGTGTCAAAATCCCTCGTCCAGGCTGCAGAGTGTATAGATAACGGTGATTTTCCCAAGGCAGAGGAATGGCTGAAGTCGGCTATCAGTCTCGGGCCTGAGTATGTCCATGAACTGGTAGCAGTAGGAATTACCTTTTATCGCCTGGGCGAAAAAGCTGAGAGTAGACGATGGTTCGCTCGAGCTGTGAAATCGGCAGGAGATAATCCCCATGAATTCCTCGCCATTGCCGAAGCCTATCTCATGATTGGCCGGATGTCTCTGACGGAACGTTATATCCGTCAGGCTCTGGATGTGGCTCCCTATAATCCGGAGGTCCTGCTGGATGCGGGAAAGATGTATCTGAAGATGAGGATGGAAGCTAAAGCCACAGGATTGTTCAACGAGGCTCTCGCAAAGGCAGGCCACGAACTATGGGTTCATAGGGAAATTTTCGAAATATGCTGTGAACATCGTGCTTGTGACCTGGCCATTGAGTACCTGAAAAAGACAATTGAGGCCTTCCCTGATATGCCCGGCCCTCGACTATCTTGCCTTTCCTGCCTTGTGGAACAGGATAGATTTTCTGAAGCAGCAGATGTAGTCGCTGAGGGGCGAGAGGTGGTAGAGAAATCAAATAATAAGGAAGATATAAGGCGATGGCGAAGCCTGGCGAGAGAGGTTGAGCGAGAGATCGAAGGAAGTGTGTACCAGTGAGGTCGGAATCGAAATTAAAA
It encodes the following:
- a CDS encoding tetratricopeptide repeat protein, whose amino-acid sequence is MKRKRLLEKLRKAERKSQGSQTQEMIPPDRRDERIDLEQISHHIRAGQELFCAGRYKQAIAEWRRVMEVADEDTKAEIRLALAEACFRLGLQEHSLGNTDAALTYLHQAAAAVPEKAVYHYHLGLAFHRMANMKRAEECFERALALEPDNVRFLFQKGLIYAREDARRLRQWMKGPEGGILSCAQRYLLEVATGLRKTQEISGASPESARGLPREVARLAAPPPVVTAPPSNVTAASSTVTAPSSTVTLAPMEEGDGAGGDKVAANYPYEAAICLLKGLKAYGEGDLDGALFSFLQAGKIDPFNPYAHFYAGFVHLNQGDFTAAEAECEKAKRLNLRHPDMGQGLAAAFQGKLAKLAEEGNVDALIDLLEKEPGVNTFPESPDRKRGLALAYFVRGNRNARSKEWERAIRDWERAAKLTPDEPDVFHNLALAHEEIEDTEDAIRYWRRTIDLWTSLLQGESGKVASRSEEIRECLSVAYRHLANLLSDEGRVEESLMGLELAVKYNPHDPNLRLELAGALFAADSQYKAMSELEALLRQDATNVKALLLLGRIYEELERREEAVKTWMRALDIEPENPAIRRLLVSKSLVQAAECIDNGDFPKAEEWLKSAISLGPEYVHELVAVGITFYRLGEKAESRRWFARAVKSAGDNPHEFLAIAEAYLMIGRMSLTERYIRQALDVAPYNPEVLLDAGKMYLKMRMEAKATGLFNEALAKAGHELWVHREIFEICCEHRACDLAIEYLKKTIEAFPDMPGPRLSCLSCLVEQDRFSEAADVVAEGREVVEKSNNKEDIRRWRSLAREVEREIEGSVYQ